GGTGTCTCGCGCTTCTCGGCGCCGGGGGCACGCGCACCGGCGCGGTGGACACGGGCGTCACGCTGACCCAGGTGGGCGCCGGGGTCGCGGGCGGCGCGATCCTCGTCGCACTTCTCGGCTGGGCGCGGCGCCGCGCCGGGCGCTGAGGCACCCGCGGCCTTGCACCCCGTCCGACGCTTGTGTAGCCCTTGGCGCGTTGCGACCCCCATGAGGCATTCCGACCATGGCACAGGACGATCCCACCACGCTTGTCTCGACCGCATGGCTGGCCCGGCACATGAAGGATCCCGACCTGCGCGTTCTCGACGGAAGCTGGTATCTGCCCGCCGCCGGCCGCGATCCGCGCGCCGAATACGAGGCCGCGCATATCCCCGGTGCGCGGTTCTTCGACATCGACGAGATCTCCGATCACCGCTCGGACCTGCCGCACATGGCCCCGCCGGTCGAGAAATTCATGTCGCGCGTCCGCGCGCTCGGCGTGGGCGACGGGCACAAGGTGGTGGTCTATGACGGCATGGGCCTCTTCTCGGCCGCGCGCGTCTGGTGGCTCTTCCGCCTGATGGGCCACGACGACATCGCGGTGCTCGACGGCGGCTTGCCCAAGTGGCAGGCCGAGGGCCGCCCGGTTGAATCCACGCCTCCCGTGATCCGCGACCGTCACATGACCGTGCGCCGCCGCCCCGAGTTGGTGCGCAACGTGACCGAGGTGGCGCAGGCGTCGAAGCTGGGCGATCACACGATCCTCGACGCGCGCGCCGCCGCGCGTTTCCGCGGCGACGCGCCCGAGCCGCGCGAGGGGCTGCGCGCGGGCCATATCCCCGGCGCGCGATCCGTGCCCTATACCGACCTTCTGAACGACGACGGCACCATGAAGGAGCCCGACGCCCTGCGCGCCGTCTTCGACGCGGCGGGGGCCGATCTGTCGAAACCCGTCATCACGACCTGCGGGTCGGGCGTGACGGCGGCGGTCATC
This window of the Roseovarius sp. SCSIO 43702 genome carries:
- the sseA gene encoding 3-mercaptopyruvate sulfurtransferase; the protein is MAQDDPTTLVSTAWLARHMKDPDLRVLDGSWYLPAAGRDPRAEYEAAHIPGARFFDIDEISDHRSDLPHMAPPVEKFMSRVRALGVGDGHKVVVYDGMGLFSAARVWWLFRLMGHDDIAVLDGGLPKWQAEGRPVESTPPVIRDRHMTVRRRPELVRNVTEVAQASKLGDHTILDARAAARFRGDAPEPREGLRAGHIPGARSVPYTDLLNDDGTMKEPDALRAVFDAAGADLSKPVITTCGSGVTAAVINLALARLGKTDHALYDGSWTEWGAFPTVPVATGDA